A genomic stretch from Megachile rotundata isolate GNS110a chromosome 1, iyMegRotu1, whole genome shotgun sequence includes:
- the LOC100881701 gene encoding uncharacterized protein LOC100881701 isoform X3 produces the protein MLGRLRAAFFSLVIATSLLQCTQQQGSRQNREVVLNISDDQKTQYLNQDFYSNAYNYGYEISPSGQFHHEVRGPDDITYGCYGYIDPYGKLKTTFYISDGWGYRVVQPGNAVELFHHEHEHHHDDSNHEDHGDHDHHDHHGVITEWRDLFFPEICRHFDGTGSGPVKPPGGPGTDGSSIGATPVRPGQPQYPQPPDYPAQPGYPGYPGTPGIPGTPGTPGAPAKPGTPPQPAYPGTPGTPGIPGIPGTPGTPGTSPQPGYPGTPGTPGHPGTPGTPGTPGNPPQPGHPGTPGIPGIPGTPGTPPQPGHPGTPGHPGTPGTPGTPGTPGFPPTPGHPGTPGTSGTPGIPGFPPKPGRPGTPGHPGTPGTPGTPETPGIPPRPGHPGTPGTPGTPGTPGFPPTPGHPGTPGTPGTPGTPGFPPTPGHPGTPGTPGTPGTPGLPPTPGHPGTPGTPGTPGVPGTPGIPPRPGHPGTPGTPGTPGTPGFPPTPGHPGTPGTPGTPGTPGRPGIPPRPGHPGTPGTPGTPGTPGFPPTPGHPGTPGTPGTPGTPGIPPTPGHPGTPGTPGTPGAPGTSGIPPRPGHPGTPGTPGTPGTPGFPPTPGQPGTPGTPGTPGTPGFPPTPGHPGTPGTPGTPGTPGLPPTPGHPGASGTPGTPGAPGTPGIPPRPGHPGTPGTPGTPGTPGIPSRPGHPGTPGSPGFPPKPGHPGTPGTPGTPGTPGFPLTPGHPGTPGTPGTPGTPGIPSRPGHPGTPGIPGTPGYPPTPGHPGTPPQPGHPGTPGHPGTPGTPGTPGTPGFPPTPGHPGTPGIPGTPSYPPTPGHPGTPPQPGHPGTPGHPGTPGTPGTPGTPGFPPTPGHPGTPGIPGTPGYPPTPGHPGTPPQPGHPGTPGHPGTPGTPGTPGTPGFPPTPGHPGTPGIPGTPGYPPTPGHPGTPPQPGHPGTPGHPGTPGTPGTPGTPGFPPKPGHPGTPGHPGTPGTPGFPPQPGHPGTPGRPPQPGHPGIPGTPGTPGTPPQPGHPGTPGIPPQPGHPGTPPQPGHPGIPGTPGYPGYPGTPGAPGTPPQPGHPGTPDTPGIPPRPGYPGFPGTPGTPGTPGIPGTPGIPPRPGHPGMPGTPGTPGTPGTPGIPGTPGIPPRPVHPGIPGTPGTPGIPGTPGTPGIPPRPGHPGKPGKPPHPAHPGIPGTPGIPGTPGTPGFPPQPGHPGIPGSPGYPGYPGTPGTPGAPPQPGHPGTPGTPPYPGHPGTPGVPPQPGYPGTSPQPGHPGIPGTPGTPGIPGTPGTPPQPGHPGTPGIPGHPGYPGYPGAPGAPPQPGFPGTDGIPGTPGHPGAPSQPGYPGHPAYPGSPEGPGTPGTPSQPGYPGYPGYPGTPGTPGVPGKPGRPGKPGKPGKPGKPGHPGTVHPTPPYPGEGSTETVPGSPSYPPYPGSPAEPVTPSYPPYPGHPGPVGPPASPGTPGIPGHPGRPGKPGKPGHPSHPEYPGSPGIPGTPGYPGSPGVPGSPGIPGKPGKPGKPGKPGTPPVPSHPGHPGFPGHPGTPGTPGTPPTPPHPGTPGTPGIPGIPGTPGTPGTPPIPPYPGTPGTPGIPGHPGTPGTPGTPPVPPYPGTPGHPGIPGHPGTPGTPGTPPIPPPPGTPGTPGIPGIPGTPGTPGTPPIPPYPGTPGTPGTPGHPGTPGIPGTPPIPPYPGTPGHPGTPGTPGTPPIPPYPGTPGTPGTPGHPGTPGIPGTPPIPPYPGTPGHPGTPGTPGTPPIPPYPGTPGTPGTPGHPGTPGIPGTPPIPPYPGTPGTPGYPGTPGTPGTPGHPGTPGTPGTPPIPPRPGTPGTPGIPGIPGTPGTPGTPPIPPYPGAPGTPGHPGTPGIPGRPGIPPTPPHPGTPGQPGKPGHPGTPGYPGFPGTSQPGHPPYPGYPPYPEGPIGGVGPDGPNGPWPNGPDGPAGPGGPEGPGGPGGPVGGVGGVGGVGGDGGVGPDGPDGPWPTGSPGPDGPWPGDPDYVPGVKPTSRPRHEGPVKVEYPLKYYEPTTPATEHFDQPFYGSYGQKQTDRLTSHSKIASEFTKNESLDETYEKNVEPTAPVYPTKISSPFGVKDTRFQDQYRKFGYHSGQVNQNADEVNSLLETQRKEAQKYSGQENKSNVDGVKKVFPAEKPQGPYNAKYFGQEKYQETSREDRKYTQQVTKVSQPIRYNPIVQVETNKSTYEGTGGHPNVKYQSSNGGNAALIKQFGIEPTGEDRRVGTSSEECDCNTRTSGRPTKISRPRGNA, from the exons ATGCTCGGCCGTTTGCGCGCCGCTTTCTTCAGCCTG GTGATTGCCACATCGCTGTTGCAATGCACTCAGCAGCAAGGAAGCAGGCAGAACAGAGAAGTGGTACTGAACATCAGTGATGATCAAAAAACTCAATACTTGAACCAAGACTTCTACTCAA ATGCATATAATTATGGTTACGAAATCAGCCCGAGTGGACAGTTTCATCACGAAGTACGTGGGCCAGATGACATAACATATGGATGCTACGGGTACATAGATCcatatggaaaattgaaaacaacGTTCTACATAAGTGACGGGTGGGGATACCGTGTGGTACAACCCGGCAATGCAGTTGAATTATTCCATCACGAGCATGAACATCATCACGATGATTCGAATCATGAAGACCATGGCGATCATGATCATCACGATCATCATGGTGTAATTACGGAATGGAGGGACTTGTTTTTCCCTGAAATTTGCAGACACTTTGATGGCACAGGTAGCGGTCCAGTTAAACCGCCTGGAG GTCCGGGCACGGATGGTTCAAGCATTGGAGCAACACCGGTACGACCAGGACAACCTCAATATCCACAACCACCAGATTATCCTGCACAACCCG GATATCCAGGATATCCAGGAACGCCTGGAATACCGGGAACACCAGGCACACCTGGAGCACCAGCCAAACCGGGAACACCACCGCAACCGGCATATCCTGGCACACCTGGAACACCAGGAATACCGGGTATACCAGGAACACCAGGTACGCCAGGCACATCACCACAACCTGGATACCCAGGAACACCCGGAACACCTGGACACCCTGGAACACCTGGAACACCAGGGACACCAGGAAATCCACCACAACCTGGGCATCCTGGAACACCTGGAATTCCGGGAATACCTGGAACACCAGGAACGCCACCACAGCCCGGACATCCTGGAACACCGGGACATCCAGGTACGCCAGGAACACCAGGCACTCCAGGAACGCCAGGATTCCCACCAACACCGGGACATCCAGGTACACCCGGAACATCAGGCACACCAGGAATTCCAGGATTTCCACCGAAACCTGGACGTCCAGGAACACCAGGACATCCAGGTACGCCAGGCACACCAGGCACACCAGAAACGCCAGGAATTCCGCCAAGACCTGGACACCCTGGTACACCCGGCACCCCAGGAACACCAGGAACGCCAGGATTCCCACCAACACCTGGACATCCAGGTACACCCGGAACCCCAGGAACACCAGGAACGCCAGGATTCCCACCAACACCTGGACATCCAGGTACACCCGGAACTCCAGGCACACCAGGAACGCCAGGACTCCCACCAACACCAGGACATCCAGGTACGCCAGGCACTCCAGGCACACCAGGCGTACCGGGAACGCCAGGAATTCCACCGAGACCTGGACACCCTGGTACACCCGGCACCCCAGGAACACCAGGAACGCCAGGATTCCCACCAACACCAGGACACCCAGGTACGCCAGGCACACCAGGCACACCAGGCACACCAGGAAGGCCAGGAATTCCACCGAGACCTGGACACCCTGGTACACCCGGAACCCCAGGTACACCAGGAACGCCAGGATTCCCACCAACACCTGGACATCCTGGTACACCCGGAACTCCAGGCACACCAGGAACGCCAGGAATTCCACCAACACCAGGACACCCAGGTACGCCAGGCACACCAGGCACACCAGGCGCACCAGGAACGTCAGGAATTCCACCGAGACCTGGACACCCCGGTACACCCGGAACCCCAGGAACACCAGGCACGCCAGGATTCCCACCAACGCCTGGACAACCCGGTACACCCGGAACCCCAGGAACACCAGGAACGCCAGGATTCCCACCAACACCTGGACATCCAGGTACACCCGGAACTCCAGGCACACCAGGAACGCCAGGACTCCCACCAACACCAGGACATCCAGGTGCGTCAGGCACTCCAGGCACACCAGGCGCACCGGGAACGCCCGGAATTCCACCGAGACCTGGACACCCTGGTACGCCAGGCACACCAGGCACACCAGGAACGCCAGGAATTCCATCGAGACCTGGACACCCTGGTACACCCGGATCTCCAGGATTTCCACCGAAACCTGGGCACCCTGGTACACCCGGAACCCCAGGTACACCAGGAACGCCAGGATTTCCACTAACACCTGGACATCCTGGTACACCCGGAACTCCAGGCACACCAGGAACACCAGGAATTCCATCGAGACCTGGACACCCTGGTACACCAGGCATTCCAGGAACTCCAGGTTACCCTCCGACACCTGGGCACCCTGGTACACCACCACAGCCAGGACATCCTGGGACACCAGGACATCCAGGTACGCCAGGCACACCAGGCACACCGGGAACTCCAGGTTTCCCACCGACACCTGGACACCCTGGTACACCAGGCATTCCAGGAACTCCAAGTTACCCTCCGACACCTGGGCACCCTGGTACACCACCACAGCCAGGACATCCTGGAACACCGGGACATCCAGGTACGCCAGGCACACCAGGCACACCGGGAACTCCAGGTTTCCCACCGACACCTGGACACCCTGGTACACCAGGCATTCCAGGAACTCCAGGTTACCCTCCGACACCTGGGCACCCTGGTACACCACCACAGCCAGGACATCCTGGGACACCGGGACATCCAGGTACGCCAGGCACACCAGGCACACCGGGAACTCCAGGTTTCCCACCGACACCTGGACACCCTGGTACACCAGGCATTCCAGGAACTCCAGGTTACCCTCCGACACCTGGGCACCCTGGTACACCACCACAGCCAGGACATCCTGGAACTCCGGGTCATCCAGGTACGCCAGGCACACCAGGAACGCCAGGAACTCCAGGATTTCCACCGAAACCGGGACATCCAGGAACACCGGGACATCCAGGTACACCGGGAACTCCAGGTTTTCCACCACAACCTGGACACCCAGGAACACCAGGAAGACCACCACAGCCAGGTCATCCTGGAATTCCAGGCACACCGGGCACGCCGGGAACGCCACCGCAACCAGGACATCCAGGAACACCAGGAATCCCACCACAACCCGGACATCCTGGAACACCGCCACAACCTGGTCATCCCGGAATACCTGGAACTCCAGGATACCCCGGATATCCTGGAACACCGGGAGCACCGGGAACGCCACCACAACCCGGACATCCAGGAACTCCAGATACCCCAGGAATTCCACCAAGGCCTGGGTACCCTGGTTTTCCTGGAACGCCGGGTACGCCAGGCACACCTGGTATACCCGGTACCCCTGGAATCCCACCACGACCTGGACATCCAGGAATGCCTGGCACTCCAGGTACACCCGGTACACCTGGCACACCGGGTATACCAGGTACCCCTGGAATTCCGCCACGACCAGTACATCCTGGAATCCCAGGAACACCTGGAACTCCTGGCATTCCAGGCACCCCAGGTACACCAGGAATACCGCCACGACCCGGTCATCCCGGAAAACCAGGAAAACCCCCACACCCTGCACACCCCGGAATACCTGGAACACCTGGCATACCGGGCACACCGGGAACTCCTGGATTTCCACCACAACCGGGCCATCCCGGAATACCAGGTAGTCCAGGATACCCTGGATATCCTGGGACACCGGGTACACCCGGAGCGCCACCGCAACCCGGTCATCCTGGAACACCGGGAACGCCACCGTATCCCGGACACCCTGGTACACCAGGCGTACCACCACAACCTGGATATCCAGGAACATCACCACAACCCGGACATCCTGGAATACCTGGAACTCCAGGCACTCCAGGAATACCAGGTACACCAGGAACACCACCGCAACCTGGACATCCTGGTACACCAGGAATTCCAGGACACCCTGGATATCCCGGTTATCCTGGTGCACCAGGAGCACCGCCTCAACCCGGATTTCCTGGCACTGACGGCATACCTGGAACACCTGGGCATCCCGGAGCACCATCACAACCTGGATATCCTGGCCATCCTGCATACCCTGGAAGTCCCGAAGGTCCTGGTACCCCTGGAACGCCATCACAACCTGGATACCCTGGATACCCCGGTTACCCTGGCACACCTGGTACTCCTGGTGTACCTGGAAAGCCTGGAAGACCCGGCAAGCCTGGTAAACCTGGCAAACCCGGCAAACCTGGCCATCCTGGTACTGTGCATCCGACTCCTCCGTACCCGGGTGAAGGTAGTACGGAAACGGTCCCTGGAAGTCCTTCATATCCCCCTTATCCTGGTTCCCCTGCTGAGCCAGTAACTCCGTCCTATCCGCCGTACCCCGGACATCCTGGTCCTGTTGGACCACCTGCTTCTCCCGGAACGCCTGGCATACCCGGACACCCAGGTAGACCAGGAAAGCCTGGTAAACCTGGCCACCCATCCCATCCAGAATATCCTGGTAGTCCTGGAATACCTGGCACACCTGGATATCCTGGAAGTCCCGGTGTACCTGGTTCCCCCGGAATTCCTGGAAAACCTGGAAAACCCGGTAAACCTGGAAAGCCTGGAACACCACCTGTTCCATCGCATCCTGGCCATCCTGGATTTCCTGGTCATCCTGGAACTCCAGGTACTCCTGGAACTCCTCCCACACCGCCCCACCCTGGTACTCCGGGTACACCAGGCATTCCCGGTATACCTGGAACACCAGGCACACCAGGAACGCCGCCAATTCCACCATACCCTGGTACCCCCGGTACCCCTGGTATACCAGGGCATCCTGGCACACCTGGCACTCCTGGAACTCCGCCAGTACCTCCATATCCGGGCACTCCAGGGCATCCTGGAATTCCTGGTCATCCTGGAACACCAGGTACTCCTGGAACTCCCCCCATACCGCCCCCTCCTGGTACGCCAGGCACACCCGGCATTCCCGGTATACCTGGAACACCAGGCACACCCGGAACGCCGCCAATTCCACCATACCCTGGTACCCCAGGCACTCCTGGCACCCCCGGACATCCCGGAACCCCTGGAATTCCTGGAACGCCGCCGATACCCCCATATCCTGGCACTCCTGGTCATCCGGGAACTCCAGGTACTCCTGGAACTCCACCAATTCCACCATATCCTGGTACCCCAGGCACTCCTGGCACCCCCGGACATCCCGGAACTCCTGGAATTCCTGGAACGCCGCCGATACCCCCATATCCTGGCACTCCTGGTCATCCGGGAACTCCAGGTACTCCTGGAACTCCACCAATTCCACCATATCCTGGTACCCCAGGCACTCCTGGCACCCCCGGACATCCCGGAACCCCTGGAATTCCTGGAACGCCGCCGATACCCCCATATCCTGGCACTCCTGGAACTCCTGGTTACCCTGGAACCCCCGGTACTCCTGGAACTCCTGGTCACCCTGGAACCCCAGGTACTCCTGGAACTCCGCCGATACCGCCTCGCCCTGGTACTCCGGGCACACCAGGCATTCCCGGTATACCTGGAACACCAGGTACCCCCGGAACGCCGCCAATACCGCCATATCCTGGTGCCCCAGGAACTCCCGGACATCCTGGAACACCTGGTATTCCCGGACGTCCAGGCATTCCTCCTACTCCACCACATCCAGGAACTCCTGGTCAACCAGGTAAACCTGGTCATCCTGGTACTCCAGGCTATCCGGGTTTCCCTGGAACGTCACAACCAG GTCATCCTCCGTATCCAGGATATCCACCGTACCCTGAAGGTCCAATAGGAGGTGTTGGTCCCGATGGTCCCAACGGTCCATGGCCGAATGGCCCAGATGGTCCCGCAGGTCCAGGAGGTCCTGAAGGACCTGGAGGTCCCGGAGGTCCTGTTGGTGGTGTCGGAGGGGTTGGAGGTGTAGGCGGCGATGGAGGCGTTGGACCTGATGGGCCAGACGGTCCGTGGCCAACTGGGTCTCCTGGTCCTGACGGACCATGGCCAGGCGATCCAGATTATGTCCCTGGAGTAAAGCCTACATCTCGACCTCGACATGAAGGGCCTGTCAAAGTAGAATACCCTCTAAAATATTACGAACCTACTACACCAGCTACCGAACACTTCGACCAACCATTTTACGGAAGCTACGGCCAAAAGCAAACAGATCGACTAACTTCACACTCCAAAATTGCGTCAGAATTTACCAAGAACGAATCGTTGGATGAGACTTACGAGAAGAACGTCGAGCCCACAGCTCCAGTGTATCCAACTAAAATAAGCAGCCCGTTCGGTGTGAAGGATACGCGATTCCAAGATCAATACAGAAAATTCGGTTACCATTCGGGTCAAGTAAATCAAAACGCGGACGAAGTTAACTCCTTGTTGGAAACGCAGCGGAAGGAGGCCCAGAAGTATTCCGGTCAAGAGAACAAAAGCAACGTCGACGGTGTGAAGAAAGTCTTTCCCGCGGAAAAACCTCAAGGCCCCTACAACGCGAAATACTTCGGTCAAGAGAAATACCAGGAAACTTCCCGTGAGGATCGCAAGTACACTCAACAGGTTACTAAAGTGAGTCAACCTATTCGATATAATCCGATCGTTCAGGTAGAGACAAACAAGTCCACATATGAAGGCACCGGTGGTCATCCAAATGTAAAGTATCAATCATCAAATGGGGGCAATGCGGCACTGATTAAACAG TTCGGGATCGAACCGACAGGCGAAGATCGAAGAGTCGGAACGTCAAGTGAAGAGTGCGATTGTAATACGCGGACTTCAGGTCGACCCACAAAAATTTCTCGACCACGCGGAAACGCGTAA